A genomic window from Camelina sativa cultivar DH55 chromosome 2, Cs, whole genome shotgun sequence includes:
- the LOC104754767 gene encoding uncharacterized protein LOC104754767, with amino-acid sequence MEDGQNPDGRQPNPQEVIIPPPPPAPQRQAPQEQNAAVLNPPARGATLREEDAHNRLFSNRSAIQPPAPARQDYEIKHSLINLVQNRVFNGLASKSPLDHIEAFERLASTTRSNGVPYDYLMLTLFQFSLGDKALRWLNLLDRGSLTTWAQCRAQFLNHFYTKSRSAMLRSKITTFSQGGTESFCEAWERFKEYMRDCPHHGFSQENLMNIFYGGIDQKYQMALDTASRGYFSTNTAAEANLLIENLAASNSNHSHEYDRFVRVVSSVNTYDIKSLTTKVDLLLKRDQQAVNMCDGQTGAYQQVGVNSGFEGTEELNYVGGQGNYQNHGFNQNYRNHPNLSYRSTNVENPQDQLYPPHNQQGNFPQGFQNKGAGFNSSNVQGYHAPSAAPQDNKLELMMQALLEGHKKSSAEINVKIDSMYNDLNGKFERLTSRVDSIDKRVSAISSSSKNKESCNAITLHGGIEDGQSCAVINSCLASAETDRSVPSLDRSVDPVVVVESVSENSRLTATSVERPLHVARMGISDSSAPNMNTKESSLVEPKPYRPQIPFPRRHEKKPLDEKKYGRYKEAISEFIADIPFTEAVKHISLFKKNIHAPALKRLPKLEDPERFVVPCSILGVNFEDSLCDTGSSVNVMSKAIAERLGIDDMKASKVSLTFANTVTTTPQGFINNLDVRVGNCLVATDFHVVEMSEGSVMPLILGRPFLATVEAVVDLPNKRITFSNIYDKFFYNAITANEAIRHGSCLVVEHEKKVDVMIMGESADKNEVNEVLDGDTHSSKKSSKNVKNRDKPKIERVIPDLHITLVPQKYVRDTIEYKVKCKGISRPFSKVKAILTPEFKEKGEEAMDDMLKTILELKLTNWRACSDMSSHPPIT; translated from the exons ATGGAGGATGGACAGAATCCAGATGGTCGTCAGCCTAACCCTCAAGAGGTTATTattccgcctcctcctcctgcaCCACAAAGACAAGCTCCACAAGAGCAGAATGCGGCTGTACTGAACCCACCAGCAAGGGGAGctactttgagagaagaagatgctCACAACAGGCTATTTTCGAATCGGTCTGCGATTCAACCTCCTGCTCCTGCGAGACAGGATTATGAGATCAAGCATAGCCTGATCAATTTGGTCCAGAATCGTGTTTTTAATGGATTAGCCTCAAAGAGCCCTCTGGACCACattgaagcttttgagagattggctagTACGACAAGGTCTAATGGAGTTCCATATGATTACCTCATGTTGACTTTGTTCCAATTCTCTTTAGGAGATAAGGCTTTGAGATGGCTAAATCTCTTGGACCGAGGATCACTTACCACTTGGGCACAGTGTAGAGCACAGTTTCTAAACCACTTCTACACTAAGTCTCGATCAGCTATGTTACGGAGCAAGATCACTACCTTCTCACAAGGTGGTACAGAGTCTTTTTGTGAAgcgtgggagagattcaaggagtATATGAGGGACTGTCCTCATCATGGATTTTCACAAGAGAATCTTATGAACATCTTCTATGGAGGAATTGACCAGAAGTACCAGATGGCACTCGATACTGCCAGCAGAGGATATTTTTCTACTAACACTGCCGCTGAAGCAAACCTCTTGATCGAAAATCTTGCAGCGAGTAACAGCAATCATAGCCATGAGTATGATCGTTTTGTGCGTGTTGTTAGCTCCGTGAATACATATGATATTAAGAGTCTCACTACCAAGGTTGACcttcttttgaagagagatcaGCAAGCTGTCAACATGTGCGACGGGCAGACAGGTGCGTATCAGCAAGTTGGAGTAAATTCAGGTTTTGAGGGGACAGAGGAGCTCAACTATGTAGGAGGACAAGGGAACTATCAGAATCATGGATTTAATCAGAATTATAGAAATCATCCTAATCTCTCTTACAGAAGCACCAACGTAGAGAACCCTCAGGATCAGTTGTATCCTCCACATAATCAACAAGGTAACTTCCCGCAAGGATTTCAGAACAAAGGTGCTGGATTTAATAGCTCAAATGTCCAAGGATACCACGCTCCATCTGCAGCTCCACAAGATAACAAACTCGAATTGATGATGCAAGCACTTCTGGAGGGCCATAAGAAAAGTTCTGCTGAGATTAATGTCAAGATTGATAGCAtgtacaatgatttgaatggGAAATTTGAGAGGTTGACTTCACGTGTTGATTCCATTGATAAGAGAGTATCTGCTATTTCTTCTAGCTCTAAGAATAAAGAGTCATGCAATGCTATCACACTCCATGGTGGGATCGAAGATGGGCAGAGTTGTGCTGTGATCAACTCATGTTTGGCTTCCGCAGAGACAGATCGATCAGTTCCGAGCCTAGATCG ATCGGTCGATCCCGTCGTTGTTGTAGAGTCTGTCTCAGAAAATTCCAGACTGACTGCTACTTCTGTTGAACGACCGCTCCATGTTGCAAGAATGGGGATTTCCGACTCGTCTGCTCCTAATATGAATACCAAGGAATCAAGTCTTGTGGAACCAAAGCCCTATAGGCCACAAATTCCTTTTCCAagaagacatgagaagaaaccTCTGGATGAAAAGAAGTATGGTCGGTACAAAGAAGCTATAAGTGAGTTCATCGCTGACATTCCCTTTACAGAGGCAGTAAAgcatatctctttgtttaagaag AACATTCATGCTCCAGCTTTGAAAAGACTACCTAAGTTAGAAGATCCAGAAAGatttgttgttccatgctcCATCCTAGGAGTAAACTTTGAGGATTCCCTTTGTGACACTGGATCTAGTGTGAACGTGATGTCTAAGGCTATTGCAGAGAGGTTGGGGATTGATGATATGAAGGCTTCTAAGGTCAGTCTCACGTTTGCAAATACTGTCACCACGACTCCACAAGGCTTCATTAACAATTTAGATGTTCGAGTTGGGAATTGCTTGGTTGCTACAGATTTTCATGTTGTAGAAATGAGTGAGGGATCTGTTATGCCTTTGATTCTTGGGAGACCTTTCCTAGCAACAGTAGAAGCAGTTGTTGACTTGCCTAATAAGAGGATCACTTTCTCTAACATTTATGATAAATTCTTCTACAACGCAATCACTGCAAATGAAGCTATACGACATGGCTCTTGTCTAGTTGTAGAACATGAGAAGAAGGTGGATGTCATGATAATGGGAGAGAGTGCTGATAAGAATGAGGTCAACGAAGTCCTGGATGGAGACACTCATTCATCTAAGAAGAGTTCTAAGAATGTTAAGAATAGAGACAAGccgaagatagagagagtaataCCAGATCTTCACATAACCTTGGTACCCCAGAAATATGTTAGAGACACCATTGAGTACAAGGTGAAGTGCAAAGGAATATCTCGGCCTTTCTCTAAAGTTAAAGCCATCCTTACTCcagagtttaaagaaaaaggtgAAGAAGCAATGGATGATATGCTGAAAACGATTCTGGAGCTTAAGCTGACGAATTGGAGAGCTTGTTCTGATATGAGTTCTCATCCTCCCATCACTTGA